The genomic segment GGTGACGTTGGAGCTGTCGGCGGCGACCGCAGCGGCGTTGTCGGCCGGGAACGGGGTGACCGAGCGGGCCTTGACGCCGATCAGGATCAGCATCTGCACGAGCATCGCGACCGCGACGATCAGTCCGACCGGCAGGTAGCGCACCCAGCCCTCACGCAGCTTGGTGGGGTCGATGTCCAGCATCATCACCACGAACAGGAACAGCACCATCACCGCGCCGACGTAGACCAGCACCAGGGCAACACCGAGGAACTCGGCGCCCACCAGCAGCCACACGCAGGCGATGGAGAAGAAGGTCAGCACCAGGCAGAGCACGGCGTGAACCGGGTTGCGCACGCTGATCACCGCACCGGCCGAAACCGTTGCCGCGATGGCGAACACCCAGAAAGCGATATTTACCCAATCCATCTCTCGACCTCAGCGGTAAGCGGCATCGGCGGCGCGACGCTCGGCGATCTCGGATTCGAGACGGTCGCCCAGGGCCAGCAGCTGCGGCTTGGTAACGATGTTTTCGCCACGATTCTCGAAGTGGTACTCGAGGATGTGGGTTTCGACGATCGAGTCCACCGGGCAGCTTTCTTCGCAGAAGCCGCAGAAGATGCACTTGAACAGGTCGATGTCGTAGCGCGTGGTACGGCGGGTGCCGTCTTCGCGCTTGGCCGAGTCGATGGTGATGGCCAGCGCCGGGCACACCGCTTCGCACAGCTTGCAGGCGATGCAGCGCTCTTCACCGTTGGGATAACGGCGCAGGGCGTGCAGTCCACGGAAGCGCGGCGACTGCGGGAACTTCTCCATCGGGTACATCATCGTGTACTTCGGCTTGAAGCTGTACTTCAGCGTCAGCCAGAGGCCCGCCAGCAGTTCGAGCAGCAGCAGGCTCTTGAAGTAATGGGTAATCCTGTTCATCACTTTAGACGCCCTTTTGAATCACGCCGAAGAACACCATGACGGCGGTAACCGCGATCCACAGAATGGCCAGCGGGATGAAGACCTTCCAGCCCAGGCGCATGATCTGGTCATAGCGGAAGCGCGGGAAGCTGGCACGGAACCAGATGTAGGCACTGGCGAAGAAGAACACCTTGACGAACAGCCACGGTGCACCGCCCTTCCAGATCCAGTCGACCAGCGGCGAGACATCGCCGAAGTTGACCCAGCCCTGGACCGGGCTCAGCCAGCCGCCGAGGAAGAAGATCGAGATCAGGAAGCTGATCAGGATCATGTTCGCGTATTCGGCCAGGAAGAACAGCGCAAAGGCACCGCCGGAGTATTCGACCATGTGGCCGGCAACGATTTCCGACTCGCCTTCCACCACGTCGAACGGCGCGCGGTTGGTTTCGGCCACGCCCGACACCCAGTAGATGACGAACAGCGGGAACAGCGGCAGCAGGAACCAGTCGAAGAAGCCGGAGCTGCCGGCCTGCGCCATCACGATGTTGCTCAGGTTCAGGCTGCCCGAAGCGATCATCACGCCGACCAGGGCGAAGCCCATCGCGATTTCGTAGCTGATCATCTGCGCC from the Stenotrophomonas maltophilia genome contains:
- a CDS encoding NADH-quinone oxidoreductase subunit J → MDWVNIAFWVFAIAATVSAGAVISVRNPVHAVLCLVLTFFSIACVWLLVGAEFLGVALVLVYVGAVMVLFLFVVMMLDIDPTKLREGWVRYLPVGLIVAVAMLVQMLILIGVKARSVTPFPADNAAAVAADSSNVTWLARTLFTEYLLPFEFAAVILTVAVVAAVMLTLRRRTGVKSQNPGEQTMVKAGQRLRMVKMGAEAPVVHSNSKPAAGEETQP
- the nuoI gene encoding NADH-quinone oxidoreductase subunit NuoI: MNRITHYFKSLLLLELLAGLWLTLKYSFKPKYTMMYPMEKFPQSPRFRGLHALRRYPNGEERCIACKLCEAVCPALAITIDSAKREDGTRRTTRYDIDLFKCIFCGFCEESCPVDSIVETHILEYHFENRGENIVTKPQLLALGDRLESEIAERRAADAAYR
- the nuoH gene encoding NADH-quinone oxidoreductase subunit NuoH translates to MNELLLNAVDPLHQWLLGLGDIGALIWIILKILVITVPVIISVAFYVVWERKLIGWMHVRHGPMYVGMGIFQAFADVFKLLFKEVVQPSSANKAIYLLAPLITLAPAFAAWSVVPFDSQIVLSNANAGLLYLLAMTSLGIYGIILAGWASNSKYAFLGAMRASAQMISYEIAMGFALVGVMIASGSLNLSNIVMAQAGSSGFFDWFLLPLFPLFVIYWVSGVAETNRAPFDVVEGESEIVAGHMVEYSGGAFALFFLAEYANMILISFLISIFFLGGWLSPVQGWVNFGDVSPLVDWIWKGGAPWLFVKVFFFASAYIWFRASFPRFRYDQIMRLGWKVFIPLAILWIAVTAVMVFFGVIQKGV